A single Leptidea sinapis chromosome 2, ilLepSina1.1, whole genome shotgun sequence DNA region contains:
- the LOC126975514 gene encoding trichohyalin isoform X11: protein MNESDSKKINFNKSTLFSLKAELLKKQEEVKGKKNLPQHKIDNFKPSIKTTDGNQSEFKKEKRSLRDNLKAVDTDELEACRKSKLALEKKAQLYDHLSDAVGDSKLASQFLVDFKEKKQQDTSTAETNHTEDNETVSTTHDEGDDGEWVQFTDCLGRTRKCLKSDLDLYKNRDEELLKAMPRKQGSVDDTEPQITEQPEKTILVQKTNDYLQSLRDKWEEKEKELLAKVKDIHYQDLLFDEARKTERQKQMAELMKRRQETLQAQREAEEIRKKRDKLVAARVAAARARQRMRAGLPSEDAEGRKEAFLESLLEFLHEMRKEADAKAKEEERKRKEELEKERQKITEQPEKTILVQKTNDYLQSLRDKWEEKEKELLAKVKDIHYQDLLFDEARKTERQKQMAELMKRRQETLQAQREAEEIRKKRDELVAARVAAARARQRMRAGLPSEDAEGRKEAFLESLLEFLHEMRKEADAKAKEEERKRKEELEKERQKITEQPEKTILVQKTNDYLQSLRDKWEEKEKELLAKVKDIHYQDLLFDEARKTERQKQMADLMKRRQETLQAQREAEEIRKKRDELVAARVAAARARQRMRAGLPSEDAEDRKDAFLESQLEFLHEKRNEADAKAKEEERKRKEELEKERQKVRDSYIREWDLGKEGVEGDIKNFKEMTQEEYVEQQRSKRIEEFAPPTMNDSLAKRSEYLFDAHGSKIHSEKPKTWSEVRHVTPPAPIISDQNDDGAKGLFFSSKKCEQTVTYKNFINTEDTTPIENELSEDEDIHCDGLKNRKRNATHTEIAPPPTIEYYGPNPKHRKAEIPFESDIRESYAKGTKSLESKSSGIHLPKHYDFTFD from the exons GTTAGCATTGGAGAAAAAAGCACAGCTGTATGATCATTTATCTGACGCCGTAGGGGATTCAAAATTAGCATCACAATTCTTAGTTGATTTTAAAGAGAAGAAGCAACAGGATACAAGTACAGCTGAAACAAATCACACTGAAGATAATGAAACAGTTTCTACTACTCATGATGAAGGGGATGATGGTGAATG gGTACAGTTTACAGACTGCTTGGGAAGAACACGGAAATGTCTTAAATCAGATCTTgatctttataaaaatagagACGAGGAATTACTGAAAGCAATGCCAAGAAAACAAGGCAGTGTTGATGACACAGAACCTCAG atcACAGAACAACCAGAAAAAACGATTTTGGTCCAGAAAACAAATGACTATCTCCAGTCTTTAAGAGACAAATGGGAAGAAAAGGAGAAGGAGCTTCTAGCTAAAGTCAAGGACATCCATTATCAAGATCTTTTGTTTGACG AGGCGAGAAAGACCGAACGACAGAAACAAATGGCAGAGTTAATGAAACGTCGTCAAGAAACATTGCAAGCCCAACGGGAGGCCGAAGAGATAAGGAAGAAGCGAGACAAGTTAGTAGCAGCTAGAGTTGCAGCCGCTAGAGCGAGGCAGAGAATGAGGGCTGGATTGCCCTCCGAGGACGCTGAAG GCAGGAAAGAAGCCTTCCTAGAAAGTCTATTAGAATTTTTGCATGAAATGAGAAAGGAAGCAGACGCCAAAGCAAAAGAAGAGGAAAGAAAGCGTAAAGAGGAACTTGAAAAAGAGAGGCAAAAG atcACAGAACAACCAGAAAAAACGATTTTGGTCCAGAAAACAAATGACTATCTCCAGTCTTTAAGAGACAAATGGGAAGAAAAGGAGAAGGAGCTTCTAGCTAAAGTCAAGGACATCCATTATCAAGATCTTTTGTTTGACG AGGCGAGAAAGACCGAACGACAGAAACAAATGGCAGAGTTAATGAAACGTCGTCAAGAAACATTGCAAGCCCAACGGGAGGCCGAAGAGATAAGGAAGAAGCGAGACGAGTTAGTAGCAGCTAGAGTTGCAGCCGCTAGAGCGAGGCAGAGAATGAGGGCTGGATTGCCCTCCGAGGACGCTGAAG GCAGGAAAGAAGCCTTCCTAGAAAGTCTATTAGAATTTTTGCATGAAATGAGAAAGGAAGCAGACGCCAAAGCAAAAGAAGAGGAAAGAAAGCGTAAAGAGGAACTTGAAAAAGAGAGGCAAAAG atcACAGAACAACCAGAAAAAACGATTTTGGTCCAGAAAACAAATGACTATCTCCAGTCTTTAAGAGACAAATGGGAAGAAAAGGAGAAGGAGCTTCTAGCTAAAGTCAAGGACATCCATTATCAAGATCTTTTGTTTGACG AGGCGAGAAAGACCGAACGACAGAAACAAATGGCAGATTTAATGAAACGTCGTCAAGAAACATTGCAAGCCCAACGGGAGGCCGAAGAGATAAGGAAGAAGCGAGACGAGTTAGTAGCAGCTAGAGTTGCAGCCGCTAGAGCGAGGCAGAGAATGAGGGCTGGATTGCCCTCCGAGGACGCTGAAG ACAGGAAAGACGCCTTCCTAGAAAGTCAATTAGAATTTTTGCATGAAAAGAGAAACGAAGCAGACGCCAAAGCAAAAGAAGAGGAAAGAAAGCGTAAAGAGGAACTTGAAAAAGAGAGGCAAAAGGTACGTGATAGCTACATCCGTGAATGGGATTTGGGTAAAGAAGGAGTAGAAggagatattaaaaattttaaggaaATGACACAAGAAGAGTATGTTGAGCAACAGAGATCAAAACGTATCGAAGAATTTGCACCACCTACAATGAACGACTCGTTGGCAAAGAGATCCGAGTACCTTTTTGATGCTCATGGTAGTAAAATACATTCTGAGAAACCAAAGACATGGTCTGAAGTAAGACATGTAACTCCACCAGCACCCATAATAAGTGATCAAAACGATGATGGTGCCAAAGGTCTATTTTTCTCTTCAAAAAAGTGTGAGCAAACTGttacatataaaaactttattaatacaGAGGATACAACTCCCATAGAAAATGAGCTAAGCGAAGATGAGGATATACATTGCGATGGACTGAAAAATAGAAAACGAAATGCAACTCATACAGAAATAGCACCTCCACCAACTATTGAATATTATGGTCCTAACCCTAAACATCGTAAGGCCGAAATCCCATTTGAGTCAGATATCAGAGAATCGTATGCAAAAGGTACTAAAAGCTTAGAATCTAAGTCAAGTGGTATACATTTACCAAAACATTATGATTTTacatttgattaa
- the LOC126976022 gene encoding uncharacterized protein LOC126976022 has product MFHFLGCWTQMAGRKFYWSASTCQITVVAFILLSGVIAEDGRKCYWCGPLADQVHRSRRPPPCDAPTADVTTCDPGQPHCAIVATAPPYTESRYCVKIYQDECYSNFCNTTRTWKMTCPCKGDLCNGPNFDRENEAFADLISKSQKTNKKRVRRSVEKKLQENKIPHQKSGELNSTFQYGSVEKRKELVTEIHIEPSNDKSIKRVEREETKTSANTFDTQLDTIDNTIPTIGNELIIEIQNENVSPENQDLQETIQTSVDAHHNHSTNEEQTTESLKNDVTDMTQDMSSPAASNLYATIKTADVENKDKPPVSNLVKSSEIPTAEALQQNATSVDAHNNHSTNEEETTESLKNDVTPKIIPTETTGMSSPAVSNFDVTVKIADVENKDKPPVSNLIKSSEIPTPEALQQNANPTHLDTVKTTLVEEFITTTDTIVATTVSAKAQKNGIGPKTDLNLLVYFMILLFYSTGQFY; this is encoded by the exons GTGTCATCGCAGAGGATGGTCGCAAGTGTTACTGGTGCGGACCTTTAGCGGATCAGGTGCACCGCAGTCGTCGGCCGCCGCCATGCGACGCGCCGACTGCGGACGTCACCACGTGCGACCCTGGCCAACCGCACTGCGCAATTGTCGCCACTGCTCCTC CATACACGGAGTCAAGATACTGCGTAAAAATTTATCAAGATGAATGTTATTCGAACTTTTGTAACACGACAAGAACGTGGAAAATGACATGTCCATGCAAAGGAGATCTATGCAACGGGCCGAACTTCGACAGGGAAAACGAAGCCTTTGCAGATTTAATCTCAAAATCTCAAAAAACAAACAAGAAACGTGTAAGAAGGAgtgtagaaaaaaaattgcaagAAAACAAAATTCCTCACCAAAAATCTGGTGAACTAAACTCTACTTTTCAATATGGAAGCGTAGAGAAAAGAAAAGAATTAGTTACAGAAATTCACATTGAACCTAGTAACGATAAATCTATCAAACGAGTAGAACGAGAAGAAACAAAAACTTCTGCTAACACATTTGATACACAGCTAGATACTATTGATAATACCATACCGACTATTGGAAATGAACTAATAATAGAAATCCAAAATGAGAACGTTAGTCCCGAAAATCAAGATCTACAAGAAACAATTCAAACATCTGTAGATGCACACCACAACCATTCTACAAATGAAGAACAAACCACAGAATCTTTAAAAAATGATGTCACTGACATGACACAAGACATGTCGTCACCAGCTGCCAGTAATTTATACGCAACAATTAAAACAGCAGACGTTGAAAACAAAGATAAGCCTCCTGTTAGTAACTTAGTCAAATCTAGTGAAATCCCAACAGCTGAAGCACTTCAGCAAAATGCAACATCTGTAGATGCACATAACAACCATTCTACAAATGAAGAAGAAACCACAGAATCTTTAAAAAATGATGTCACTCCTAAGATTATACCTACCGAAACAACAGGCATGTCGTCACCAGCTGTCAGTAATTTCGACGTAACAGTTAAAATAGCAGACGTTGAAAACAAAGATAAGCCTCCTGTTAGTAACTTGATCAAATCTAGTGAAATCCCAACACCTGAAGCACTTCAGCAAAATGCAAATCCAACTCACTTAGATACTGTAAAGACAACTCTTGTTGAAGAATTTATTACGACTACTGATACCATTGTTGCCACAACTGTAAGTGCAAAAGCTCAAAAGAACGGAATTGGACCAAAGACCGACCTTAATTTGTTGGTTTATttcatgatattattattttattctacag